In the Lycium ferocissimum isolate CSIRO_LF1 unplaced genomic scaffold, AGI_CSIRO_Lferr_CH_V1 ctg3010, whole genome shotgun sequence genome, one interval contains:
- the LOC132043916 gene encoding uncharacterized protein LOC132043916, with translation MNHLEMLFHSAFFTIMVHLTSHPVDEAKLGGPVQHQWMYPTERYLGHCKSYVRNMSQPEGSIAEGYLAEEVLTFCSQYIDGIESRINRPRRVDDYPDDSSTTNSSSIFPPVGKGLGVDTFELSPMVKRQAHRYVLLNCPQVAPFINEFKDFVWRRWNGRKPTSTQMEKIVNKDFGDWFPLKIKNPDIVNTVSDDLRFLADGPAPHARRFTSFNINGLKFRTITREHGLKTQNSGVFLTSSTSCIASRADGNLRQADFPYYGKLKDIIELNYYGRFRVTLFKCKWADTTRDRPLERINGDFLLLTFPLDSHW, from the exons ATGAATCACCTAGAAATGTTATTCCATTCAGCATTCTTTACAATCATGGTTCATTTAACTTCTCATCCAGTTGATGAAGCAAAACTTGGGGGACCAGTGCAGCACCAGTGGATGTATCCAACTGAGAG GTATTTGGGACACTGTAAGTCCTATGTGAGAAACATGTCACAACCAGAAGGTTCCATCGCTGAAGGATACCTAGCCGAGGAAGTTCTTACTTTTTGTTCCCAGTATATTGATGGGATTGAGTCAAGAATTAATAGGCCACGGCGTGTTGATGATTATCCTGATGATAGCAGCACAACGAATTCCTCTAGTATCTTCCCTCCAGTTGGTAAAGGATTAGGAGTTGACACCTTTGAGTTGTCACCTATGGTGAAACGTCAAGCACATCGATATGTGTTACTAAATTGTCCACAAGTCGCGCCTTTCATTAA TGAATTTAAAGATTTTGTATGGAGGCGGTGGAATGGTCGAAAGCCTACAAGTACGCAGATGGAAAAGATAGTTAATAAAGACTTCGGTGATTGGTTTCCACTAAAG atTAAGAATCCGGACATTGTGAATACTGTTTCAGATGACCTAAGGTTTCTAGCAGATGGGCCAGCACCACATGCTAGAAGGTTTACATCATTTAATATCAACGGCTTGAAATTCCGGACAATAACTCGAGAGCATGGATTGAAAACTCAAAACAGTGGAGTCTTCTTGACATCATCCACATCTTGTATTGCTAGTCGTGCTGATGGAAATTTGAGGCAAGCGGATTTTCCATATTATGGCAAGTTAAAAGACATTATTGAGCTTAACTACTATGGTCGATTTAGGGTTACACTATTCAAATGTAAGTGGGCGGACACTACTAGGGATCGGCCTTTAGAAAGGATAAATGGGGATTTCCTTCTGTTAACTTTTCCACTTGATTCACATTGGTGA